In Phaseolus vulgaris cultivar G19833 chromosome 3, P. vulgaris v2.0, whole genome shotgun sequence, the sequence ATgaaaacaaatttcatattGTTCTAAATAATAAATCTTGATATATCAGACTGAACTGTTGCATAACTTAATTTGATTTGCTACGCAGAAATAAATTACATAGACATCTAGGCGATTCTGGGCATGCGACAATACTAAGAGGTCGATAAAAGAAACTACAGTTGGAATTATTCAGTTCAATCGCAGTATTATTCCAGTTGGAGATATTGACCAACAAAAAAGATTGGTCCATTCTTTAATTCTTAATATAGTGCTAAAATCATTTTTGAGTAATCCTTCGGCATTCTGTTATTCGGCATTCTGTTATAGTCGAGAGAGTCGTGGACATAGGTCTTTGCACTAATTTGAATTGATCCCTTTGTATGTCGTCAATTTTTTAGTTTCAACGAAATATTGTGATGATGATAGTAAAAGAAATTATTGAATGATTATAGATGATATTTTCAATCTTTTAAGATATTCACCTACAGTTTAGAAGTCTCAATGGATCTTGAATCCCCCTAACAATATCTAGTAAACACTTTTTATTAGGCTGATCTAATTATGCATTTAAGAGATAAAGCAATCCAAGTGTCTTTGGCCAGTTACTTTACGCATTGTCACATCCAAGTATTTTGTAAAGTGATAAAATCAGTGGTTATCGTTATTAAGTTTACAAGCACCTAAGAATATTTCGCCTATGAGGCCAAAACAGGACAGTTGATGGATAAAACCCCTTACAGTGATTAGTTAACCATCTTGGAACTTTTCTCACGGTCAagtatcttttcttcatcctaAAATATAGTGTACTGGtaggctaaaaccgagaggttcatGCTGAGAACTACATAGTATAACAACTAAGATGTTAggttaaaaccgagaggtttagaCCGAACGCGAAGAAgacaaaagaataaaacaaaaatataaatattataaaagccCAATTAGATAAAAACTTGCAAGAGGGGtgcacaaataataaaaaaggtgcagaaagaaagctCAAGAGTAAAGGGGAAAGCCCATTAaagaaactctataaataggagttcaGAGATAGAAagaggtaagagtgattttatctgatgaatgttaaaccttttctgactttggcatcggagcgacttgcaggtaccccccacctgttgtgaagagaagccgagagcaccagccgagaggagaagccgagaggaGAAGTCAAGAGTTCCCATCAAGGAGAGAAGTTAAGTATCCAGCCCAAGATAGTATTCAGCCCAAGCTTGAAGGATTAGTCTTGTTAACCCATTTcaagtgttcttggtccttgttgtaagaacattttggcgcccaccgtggggccgagggtcAATTGAGAAGGGTTAAAGACAAGATGAGTCAAGGAGGAGAACAAGGTGGAGACCGGGAAGACAATGTTAACATGCCAATGGCAATGTTGGTccaattacaaaaagaattcGAGATGTTAaagaagaataatgaagaagaattgAGTATGTTGAGAGCCGAAAACGCACACATGAGGAGAAAGTTACAAGAGGAAACGGTTTTGAATTCATCTTTCGAAACTGTTCAACCTAGGATACAAGTGAATGAAAGGCTGTATCACAACGAAAGTTCCCAAACCAGAAGAAGATGGCTTGAAAACTCTGGGGTTTGTGCAGGGACATCTTCTAGAAAACATCCGTTTTATGATGTTATAATCGATACTCCGTTGCCTGACAATTGGAAGAACTTGACCATTGACAAATATGATGGGAGTACGGATCCTGATGAGCATATTGCAATATATACTACTCAAAtcagcttgtatacatggaATGATGCTGTTATGTGCAAAGTATTTCCTACAACTCTGAAAGGGGCAGCATTGAGTTGGTTTACACGCCTCCCACCTTTGAGTATAGATTGTTTTGATACGTTGATAGAAAAGTTCGGCGCTCAATTTGCAACTAGTCGTCCTCATCATTTAACGTCAATCGCCTTAGTGAACATAAGACAAGAGAAAGGagaatccttaagaatgttcatgGAACGTTTTGGAAAGGTTGCTTTGGGAATCCGAAATCTTAGCCCAGAAGTCACCATGCATCATATGATCACGGCATTAAAACCGGGACCTTTTGCCGATAGTCTTTGCAAGAAACCTGCAATCAATTTGGATGAACTAAGGCAACGAGCatcaaaatttatgcaaatgGAAGAATTAAGGGAGTTTCGAAACCATGTAAGGGTTGATGGAAGTGAGAAGAGGGTGATAGAAAGAGAACACCCACCTGCTGCAAGAAGAGCCCGAGAAGAATTCAGAAGCCGAAAATTCCAACAATACACACCTTTGAATGCAAACAGAGCTAGAGTTTTACAAGAAGCTATGGCAACAGAAATAATACCACCACCAAGAAAAGCACGAACACCAGAAAGAGCAGATCATACCAAGCATTGCGAGtatcataaaaatcatggcCATCATACAGAAGAATGCATCGGGTTGAAGGATAGAATAGAAGAATTAATTCAAGCTGGGCAGTTGAAACGCTTCGTCCAAGGAGGAAATGCGAGAATAAGGTTAAGTCCTGAGAGAGGATCGAGAGGGGGAGAAATGGGCCAGAGAAGAGTtgaaagatttgaaagaagagatgaaaaaagaattgaaaaaagAAATGATAGAAGAGATGGGAGGCTAGAAAGAAGAAGTGATAGGGATCATCAAAACATTCAGTCAGTAAGGCGGAGTAGGGAACGAAGTCTGGGTAGGCCGGTCAGAGGATTTATAAACACAATTTCAGGAGGTTTTTCAGGAAAGGAATCCTCATCAGCAAGAAAACAACATTGGAGAAGTATCAGAACcattaatcatattttcaaaagaagaaccttgccaccaatgcttttcacagatgaagattttcaagagATTGATCCCGATCACGACGACCCTATGGTGATAACGGTAGAAATAGCCGAATACGCCGTTATGAAAACCTTAGTTGATCAGGGGAGTTCAGTTGATATTTTGTTTTGGGATACTTTCAAAAGATTACATTTAAGAGAAGAAGATATAGTACCTTTCCGAGAGCAGATCATTGGCTTTTCGGGAGAAAGAGTTAATACTAAGGGGTACATTGATTTGATGACCACATTTGGAAGAGgtaataaaactaaaaagatCAAAATCAGATATTTGGTGGTGGATGCTACTACATCGTATAATGTGTTATTAGGACGATCCTCTTTGAATAAACTGGGAGTAATAGTTTCAACACCGCATTTGGCTATGAAGTTCCCAACAGAAAAGGGTGAGATAGCAACGGTTTATGCAATCAAAAAGATGCTCGGGAATGTTATGCAGCGGGTTTAAAGATGAATTTAAGAGCAGACCATGATACTGAAAGAATGGTGGCAATGGCCGATTTGGACCCAAGAATAAATGACGAAAGGATAGAACCAAAAGAAGAGACCACAACTGTGGTATTGGGTCAAGACGAGAAGCAATGCACTTATGTAAGTGGAAGTTTGTCCAAAGAATTGTTGAGTAAATTCATCACAGTGTTACGTAACAATAAAGATTTGTTTGCTTGGAAACCATCCGATATACCTGGGATCGATCCGAAAGTAGTTTGTCATAAATTGTCTGTATGTCAAGAAGCAAGACCGGTGTctcaaaaaagaagaaagttggGAGAAGAAAGACGAAAAGCAGCAATGGAAGAAACTGAGAAGTTAATGCAAGCTGGTTTCATAAAAGAGGCTCAATACACAACATGGTTATCCAATGTAGTGCTTGTCAAAAAACCaaatggaaagtggagaatgtgtacaAACTATACAGACTTAAACAAAGCTTGCTCGAAAGATACATACCCATTACCCAACATAGACCGATTAGTGGATGGGGCGTCTGGACAAGAGATGATGAGTTTTCTTGATGCCTATTCAGGGtataatcaaatacaaatgtatgAGCCAGATGTTCCAAAAACGGCTTTCACCACAGATACCGCgaattattgttataaagtcatgccttttggtttgaaaaatgcTGGAGCAACatatcaaaggttgatggacaaggtgTTCAAGGATCAGATCGGAAAGAATATGGaggtatatgttgatgatatggttGTGAAATCAGGGGAGATAGAGAAACACTTGGAAGACCTTGAGGAGGTGTTTGCACAGATAAGAAAATACGAAATTCGGCTTAATCCAGAAAAATGCGTTTTTGGGGTAAGAGGTGGAAAATTTCTGGGTTTCATGTTGACAAACAGAGGCATTGAAGCGAACCCTAACAAGTGCGAAGCAATAATGAAGATGGGAAGCCCAAAGAATTTGAAGGAGGTACAAAGACTAGTGGGAAAACTTAACTCATTATCAAGATTTCTACCAATTCTGGCCGAAAAAACCAAACCAATAGTAAACTTGctaaaaaaatctgaaacctTTGAGTGGGATGAGCGATGTGAGCAAGCCTTTTCTCAAATCAAAACTATAGTGGCCGAACCACCAATCTTGGTTAAACCAGTGATAACCCAACCCATCATAGTCTACCTAGCAACCTCAGCTGAAGCCATAGGAGCGGCCTTGATACAAGAAACCCCAGAGCAAAAACCAATATATTTTGTGAGTAGATCCCTACAGAGTGCCGAAACCAGATATCCCAAGATTGAAAAACTTGCCTTAACCCTGGTGTATGCTGCGAGACGTCTTCGACCATATTTTCAGAATCATCAGATAATTGTGAGAACAGATTATCCAATATccaaaattttgagaaaaccagAACTTGCAGGTAGGATGGTGACGTGGTCGATGGAGCTATCAGAATATGGAATCAAGTACGAGCCAAGAGGACCTATCAAAGCCCAATCCCTTGCggattttattattcaaatgcCGACAACAACACAGCAGGAGCAATGGACATTGTATGTAGATGGCGCATCAAGCAAAAGAGGCAGCGGAGCAGGAATAGTGCTTGAAGAACCAGATAACTTCTAGGTGGAGATGGCGCTAAGATTTGAGTTCAGAACATCCAACAACCAAGCCGAATATGAAGCTCTTGTTGCAGGGTTACTATTAGCCAGAGACATGGGAGTTGAAAATGTCATTTGCAAAAGTGACTCTCAACTTTCGGTGGGACAGGTGCAGGGACAGTATCAGGTAAAAGATCCATTACTGATGAAATATTGTCATAAAGTGTTAAATATTATGCAATCTTTTAATAAGGCCGAAATGAAATATATTCCAAGAGAACTAAACATGAAAACAGACTCATTATCCAAGCTAGCAAGCCAACAACGACAGGGGCAACACAACTCCATCATACAACAAACTCTTAGTCAGCCAACAGTGAGTGTGGAAGAATGCTTGAATATTGCAACCTCAAAAGATGAATGGATAAAAACTTACATAGAAGTAATAAAGAGCCAAGAACAAGGAGTTGAATCGGATGCAAGAATGGCAAAGAAAGTAGCTAGTTTTGTGTTAATTGGTGATGAATTATACAAAAGAGGATACTCTGTGCCTTTGTTAAAATGTCTTTCGAAAGGACAAGCTGAATACGTAATTAAAGAACTTCATGAAGGAATTTGTGGGCTACATTGCGGAGCTCGAACAATGCCAACAAAGGTTTGTAGAGCCGGTTACTATTGGCCAACAATCCGAGAAGATTGtgaattttatgttaaaacatgcaaaaaatgtcaagaatttGGAAGTTTAAATCACATACCAGCACAGGAGTTGCACGAAATTGTTTCCCCATGGCCATTTGCAAAATGAGGAATGGATATACTTGGACCATTCCCACTTGGACGAGGACAAACCAAGTTCATGATAGTAGATGTCGACTACTTTacaaagtggatagaagcagaaGCATTAACTAAGATAACAGCTCAGCAGGTCCAATCGtttgtatggaaaaatataatatgtcgaTTCGGAATCCCACACACCATTATAACTGACAATGGCAGACAATTCATTGacaaaaaacttatggaatttTATGCAGATTTGGGGATCAAGTCAACAAGCACGTCAGTTGAGCATCCACAAACAAATGGACAAGCTGAAGCCGCAAACAAGGTTATTCTCGGACAGTTAAAGAAGAGGTTAGGAAGTGCTAAAGGACTATGGGCTGAGAAGTTGCCAGAAATATTATGCGCATACAGGTGCACACCACAAACATCAACAGGAGAAACACCATTCAATCTCACGTACGGAACAGATGCAATGTTACCAGTAGAAGTTACTGAACCAACACTACGAAGGCAAATGGAAGATTGGAATATCAACAATGAATGTTTAAGAACTGACCTTGATCTTATTGAAGAACTCAGAGAACGAGCAAAAATAAAGGAAGCAGCAGTAAAAAGAAGAGCAATAAAGAGGTTTAATGCGAAAGTAAAGTTCAGGGATTTTAAGGAAGGGGATTGGTCTGGAGAATGCGTACTGATGCTCGGAAAGATCCACGACATGGAAAGTTGGCATCCAACTGGGAAGGACCATTCAGGATAATGGAAAACTTACACAACGGAGCTTATAGATTAGAAACTCAAGAAGAAAAAGTGATACCGAATACATGGAATGTGAGTCATTTAAAGTTCTATTTTAGTTGAAACAGAGGATGTAAGCCAAAAACTTGTATACATACCGATCATCTAATCAAGAagaatttcttttcttttcggtCTTGGATGTTTTCACTACAAGTGAAATCCCTTCCGAAACAATACTTACTACttttcggtcttggatgcttttcatttcaggtgaaatccctcccgaaaaAATTTACATCCTTCTTTTCGGGCTTGGATGttttcacttcaggtgaaatccctcccgacaAAATTATTGACATAACTCTTTTCGGTCCTGGAtgctttcactccaggtgaaatccctcccgaaaaAAGCGGTCTTTTCGATTCTTTCTTCAATTAGTTCACAAGATATCTTCAAGCAGTGGATATAAAACCAAGAGAATCATAGCGTTTAATTCAAACATCGGCAACTAAAGGCAAGAGTTAGATCTATCCAAAATAACATTAAGGTCAAGCCCCAAGCTGGTCCACGTTTTTTGGTTAATCTCACAACAAATTGCGGAGTAGGAAAATTCTCCATTTTgcactaaaaaataaaagtcgaaaagtagttttttaatttttacaaaaaaaaccaaaaaatagTTATGATTTTCAAGTAATAAAAACCAACAGATAGTCATTTTACTTTAAAAGTGATGCAAACCGAAAGGTAGCAATTATTCCAAGGCAATAAAAAATCGAAAGATAAACTTAATGCTTGAAggtaataaaaaagaaaaaatcttgttacatttgtaatttaacatttaaaacatttaactaAAATAACCGAAAGCACAATCCCAATAGCGTTCGACCAAAAGGTTTATCATACAACCGAGAAGGCAAAACCGAGAGGTTCTAATAACATTCAGTACAGTGTCGAAAGTAAGAGTCAACGATAATACCTAGTGAATAACAAACAATAACTCAAGGGAAATAATATTCTTTAATATCTGATAAGATTCCAAGGGGAGATTACAAAAAGGACGCACACTTCCATATATAAGATCAACATTTCAAAACCAAATCAGTCTCGTCATGTAAACCGAGAAACTATAAACAAAACATTAACAGCTATATCCTCCTAATTTTCGATATTGATATCTTCGGCATCATTATCCGGAATCTGATTAGCAGGAACTAATTCACCATTATAAAAATCCTTCTTAACATCAAAATTCTCTTCATCAATAGGaatcttgtaaaaatattttgcttGTTGAAGAGCCTTCTCGAAACCCAATTTATGTTGTTCAAAGATAAAGCTTTCGGCTTCAAAAACGTTAGTCCTCAGCTGATGTATCTCCTCATCCATAGCTTTGATGGTGTTTTTGTCGGAATCATTCGCAGAAGATAATGCTGATACCTTTTCGTTCAAGCCTTGATTTTCTTTACACAGTCGAACATTCTCTTCGCTAGATTTCAAGTTCTCGTTCTCCAAATCAGAAATTTTCTTCCCAAGACCTTCTATTTCGACTTCTCGTTCTTTTTTCtgctttttaatctcttctaaCT encodes:
- the LOC137805638 gene encoding uncharacterized protein, which encodes MSQGGEQGGDREDNVNMPMAMLVQLQKEFEMLKKNNEEELSMLRAENAHMRRKLQEETVLNSSFETVQPRIQVNERLYHNESSQTRRRWLENSGVCAGTSSRKHPFYDVIIDTPLPDNWKNLTIDKYDGSTDPDEHIAIYTTQISLYTWNDAVMCKVFPTTLKGAALSWFTRLPPLSIDCFDTLIEKFGAQFATSRPHHLTSIALVNIRQEKGESLRMFMERFGKVALGIRNLSPEVTMHHMITALKPGPFADSLCKKPAINLDELRQRASKFMQMEELREFRNHVRVDGSEKRVIEREHPPAARRAREEFRSRKFQQYTPLNANRARVLQEAMATEIIPPPRKARTPERADHTKHCEYHKNHGHHTEECIGLKDRIEELIQAGQLKRFVQGGNARIRLSPERGSRGGEMGQRRVERFERRDEKRIEKRNDRRDGRLERRSDRDHQNIQSVRRSRERSLGRPVRGFINTISGGFSGKESSSARKQHWRSIRTINHIFKRRTLPPMLFTDEDFQEIDPDHDDPMVITVEIAEYAVMKTLVDQGSSVDILFWDTFKRLHLREEDIVPFREQIIGFSGERVNTKGYIDLMTTFGRGNKTKKIKIRYLVVDATTSYNVLLGRSSLNKLGVIVSTPHLAMKFPTEKGEIATVYAIKKMLGNVMQRV
- the LOC137805639 gene encoding uncharacterized protein — its product is MALRFEFRTSNNQAEYEALVAGLLLARDMGVENVICKSDSQLSVGQVQGQYQVKDPLLMKYCHKVLNIMQSFNKAEMKYIPRELNMKTDSLSKLASQQRQGQHNSIIQQTLSQPTVSVEECLNIATSKDEWIKTYIEVIKSQEQGVESDARMAKKVASFVLIGDELYKRGYSVPLLKCLSKGQAEYVIKELHEGICGLHCGARTMPTKVCRAGYYWPTIREDCEFYVKTCKKCQEFGSLNHIPAQELHEIVSPWPFAK